TTTTTCTTTAAATAGATAAATAATTCCAAATGCAAAAGCAAAAACAAAAATAATCTTTAAAAGTATTGTTCCAATAGAAAGTATATTAAAATCATTACCTACTGCTATACCGGAAATTATAGCAAGAATCAAAGGAGCAATTATATCTTCAAAAACCATAAGCCCAAGTATCATCTCTGTTTCTGGGTTGGCTATTCTTTTGTTATCAATTATAATTTTAGATGTAATAGCAGAAGATGAAGCATAAGCTACACCGGCTACAAGTAAAGATACAAAAATATTAAATCCAATAACTTTCATAACAATAAATATCAATACAAAATTAAAAAAGAAATCTATTAGCCCTACTTTCCATATATTTTTAGCTGTAGTTATAGCTCTTTCTATATTAAACTCAAGACCAAGATAAAAGAATAATAAAACAATACCAATCTCACTGATTTTCTCAATAGCTTCTTCTCCGTGAACAAAATTACCAAGTAATATACCGGCTATTATATAAAAAATTATAGAAGGAAATTTTGTTTTATAACTAAAATATACTGCAATAAATAAAAATAAATTAAGAACTCCAAATTTAAGAAGAAAAGGAATATTGAGGTGTTCTATCATTTTAATTTACAAGCAGGATAAAATATTTCAAAGAATTTTTCTATCTGTTTTTTATCTCCAACTACAATTAAAGTATCTCCTTCTTTTATAATCTCATCCGGTGATGGATTAACGATAGATGTATCTCCTCTTAAAATAACTATTATAGATGCTCCCGTTAATTTCCTTATTTGCAACTCTTTTATAGATTTATCTTTCATAATAGAATCTTTATCTACTTTTATCCATTCCATCACAAGATTTTTAAATAAAATCTCCTTTGCATCTTCTTCAGGTGGTTTAAAGTAAGTTCCCATTAATACAGAACCTACCTGTTTAGCTTCTTCTTCATTCATTGAGATTGTGCAAACAGGTTCATCATAATCTGCTTTATCAAAATAATAAATCTCTCTTCTACCTGAAAAATGAACTATTACAGATATTTTAT
The sequence above is drawn from the Venenivibrio stagnispumantis genome and encodes:
- a CDS encoding cation:proton antiporter regulatory subunit translates to MKFTETELPGIGKKYSVITNEKDKISVIVHFSGRREIYYFDKADYDEPVCTISMNEEEAKQVGSVLMGTYFKPPEEDAKEILFKNLVMEWIKVDKDSIMKDKSIKELQIRKLTGASIIVILRGDTSIVNPSPDEIIKEGDTLIVVGDKKQIEKFFEIFYPACKLK
- a CDS encoding cation:proton antiporter; the encoded protein is MIEHLNIPFLLKFGVLNLFLFIAVYFSYKTKFPSIIFYIIAGILLGNFVHGEEAIEKISEIGIVLLFFYLGLEFNIERAITTAKNIWKVGLIDFFFNFVLIFIVMKVIGFNIFVSLLVAGVAYASSSAITSKIIIDNKRIANPETEMILGLMVFEDIIAPLILAIISGIAVGNDFNILSIGTILLKIIFVFAFAFGIIYLFKEKIANFIDNYLESEILTLLSLGGLITFSGFTQFIGLSEALGAFLMGMIISETGKSHEVEKVMFSFRDLAVAIFFFLFGASIHFGIAADIKMIVALIIVIILSIIGKFLTGYIGGLMYGLSKKASLNAGFSIINRGEFSIVMAKFGTSEILPFVGIYTLVLSIIGIFTAQYANKLAKLIVKPKKESI